The proteins below come from a single Zhouia spongiae genomic window:
- a CDS encoding DUF819 domain-containing protein, translating into MEETHSALITNDAVVLGLLAVILGIIFSTSSSNNPYLKKFYRIIPSVLLCYFIPALFNTFNIIDGEESQLYFVASRYLLPASLVLLTISINFKELKKLGSKAIIMFLTGTLGIIIGAPVALYLVGSIFPDVLNPGGEEVWRGLTTIAGSWIGGGANQTAMFELFEASNDLFAQMIAVDVLVANLWMGFLLYWSQRPQVIDKWLKADSKPIYDLQKRLEDQQAGKWLPVNANRLMILVAIGFGITGLAHLFADIIAPFFQEHYPQLNKYSLNKTFFWIIVIATTLGLGLSFTKARKVESYGASKMGSVFLYILVATIGMHMDLGAVLDNPKFFLIGIVWILIHIIIMLIVAKIIKAPFFFVAVGSQANIGGAASAPIVAASFSPYLAPVGVLLAVLGYAVGTYGAYICGIILSNVFGML; encoded by the coding sequence ATGGAAGAAACACATTCTGCCCTTATTACAAACGATGCTGTTGTTTTAGGCCTTCTGGCTGTAATACTAGGTATTATTTTCAGCACCTCCTCCAGCAATAACCCATATTTAAAGAAATTCTACAGGATTATTCCCTCGGTACTCCTTTGTTACTTTATACCTGCCCTGTTCAACACCTTTAATATTATTGACGGAGAGGAATCTCAACTTTACTTTGTTGCATCGAGATACCTGCTCCCTGCCAGCCTGGTTCTGCTTACTATCAGTATCAATTTCAAAGAATTGAAAAAATTAGGGAGCAAGGCCATTATCATGTTCCTTACCGGTACATTAGGTATTATTATAGGCGCGCCCGTTGCACTTTATCTTGTCGGTTCGATATTTCCGGATGTTTTAAACCCGGGAGGAGAAGAAGTTTGGCGGGGGCTAACTACTATTGCAGGAAGCTGGATAGGCGGAGGAGCCAACCAAACCGCCATGTTCGAGCTTTTTGAAGCCAGCAACGATCTCTTTGCTCAAATGATTGCTGTTGATGTGCTTGTTGCCAACCTTTGGATGGGCTTTCTTTTATACTGGTCTCAACGTCCGCAAGTGATCGACAAATGGTTAAAAGCGGACAGCAAACCAATTTATGACTTACAAAAAAGACTGGAGGACCAGCAGGCCGGTAAATGGCTGCCTGTAAATGCCAACCGCCTGATGATCCTGGTGGCTATTGGTTTTGGTATCACGGGACTTGCTCACTTATTTGCCGATATTATAGCACCGTTTTTCCAAGAGCATTATCCGCAACTCAATAAATACTCTTTGAACAAAACCTTCTTTTGGATTATCGTAATAGCCACTACTTTAGGATTAGGCCTTTCTTTCACCAAAGCACGGAAGGTTGAATCGTATGGCGCTTCTAAAATGGGATCTGTTTTTCTTTACATCCTTGTAGCCACTATAGGTATGCATATGGATCTTGGGGCCGTTTTAGACAATCCTAAGTTTTTCCTTATAGGAATTGTATGGATCCTTATACACATTATCATTATGCTGATCGTTGCAAAAATCATCAAAGCTCCGTTCTTCTTTGTTGCCGTTGGTAGTCAGGCTAACATAGGCGGTGCCGCTTCAGCCCCCATAGTTGCTGCGTCGTTCAGCCCTTATCTGGCCCCGGTTGGTGTACTGCTGGCTGTATTAGGTTATGCCGTCGGCACCTATGGGGCGTATATTTGTGGTATTATCTTATCGAATGTATTCGGAATGCTTTAG
- a CDS encoding dipeptide epimerase yields MIQLSFKPYILYKKHVFRIAGGARTSTPAVLVRFKYGNLRGYGEASMPPMYGESIKTATAFLNQVDLSSFKDPLNAEEILDYIDKISPGNPAIKAALDIALHDLIGKILNIPTHAYFGLSNKELTTSKTIGIDTPENITKRINEAEKFKVLKIKLGGGNDEAIISTVRKATDKPLYIDANQGWKDRSAALDKIEWLKEQNVVFIEQPLPRKAFDDMQWLATHSPLPIVGDEGIQRHSDLQSASNYYHAINIKLMKSTGLREAYKMATTAKMMGLKVMLGCMSETSCAIAAACQLGALADWIDLDGNLGIKNDPYKAHAVKNGIIYTNNLPGIGLHPPKWKKIRSHEE; encoded by the coding sequence ATGATACAATTATCATTTAAACCTTATATTTTATACAAAAAACATGTTTTCAGAATTGCAGGTGGTGCTCGTACGAGTACCCCGGCAGTTTTGGTTCGTTTTAAGTACGGAAATCTCAGAGGTTACGGGGAAGCTTCCATGCCTCCGATGTATGGAGAAAGTATAAAGACGGCCACCGCTTTTTTAAATCAGGTTGATTTGTCATCGTTTAAAGACCCCCTGAATGCTGAAGAAATTTTAGATTATATAGACAAAATATCTCCGGGCAATCCCGCCATCAAGGCAGCCCTGGACATTGCACTCCACGATCTTATTGGTAAGATATTAAACATCCCTACCCATGCTTATTTTGGTTTATCGAATAAAGAACTTACTACAAGTAAAACCATAGGAATAGATACCCCTGAGAATATTACCAAGCGTATTAATGAAGCTGAGAAATTCAAGGTTCTTAAAATAAAGCTGGGGGGAGGTAATGATGAAGCTATTATAAGTACGGTCAGAAAAGCTACTGACAAACCTTTATACATAGATGCAAATCAGGGATGGAAAGACAGGTCGGCGGCTCTTGATAAGATTGAATGGTTAAAAGAACAAAATGTAGTCTTTATAGAGCAACCCTTACCCAGGAAAGCTTTCGATGACATGCAATGGCTTGCGACACATTCACCGCTACCTATAGTTGGCGACGAAGGTATTCAGCGTCATTCTGATTTGCAGTCTGCAAGCAATTATTATCACGCTATCAATATAAAACTCATGAAATCTACAGGTCTCCGGGAAGCATACAAGATGGCTACAACTGCTAAAATGATGGGATTAAAAGTCATGTTAGGTTGCATGTCGGAAACCTCATGTGCCATTGCTGCTGCATGTCAATTGGGAGCCCTGGCCGACTGGATAGATCTCGATGGAAATCTTGGCATCAAGAACGATCCTTACAAGGCTCATGCCGTTAAAAACGGGATTATTTACACCAATAATCTACCCGGAATTGGACTACACCCCCCAAAATGGAAAAAAATCCGATCACATGAAGAATAG
- a CDS encoding RagB/SusD family nutrient uptake outer membrane protein: protein MSKYIKIILIATVVFSISTSCSSDFLEIDPEQNVAAENAVTDINTLQTAINGVYSKLQSADYYGRTMYVIPELMADNLFLSSRNTGRYIDYDSFIVSEEDTFADNTWNILYEVIVNANRAIAGGEKLEAISTGQQEQIDQLVGEGYALRALAYFDLIRLFAQPYNFTPDASHTGVPIVNTVNEDEVSPARNTVQEVYSQINLDLNSAINKMKITKKDGRFSKNAAKALAARAFLYQEDFVNAIKYSTEVIDSGDFSLVTNDAYNSIWEDKFNPESIFEIVNTIADNEGSNSLGHYFDPDGYADALVTDDLFNLYAPGDKRLSVIVEGAKSGAEESALFVGKFPKGTSHDDNIRILRLAELYLIRAEAYAKTNKIAEAQTDINTISSRGDINSAPISDTGEALTDRILLERRKELAFEGHRLFDLNRNKKDVRIIQSENIINASYPNDKFILPIPLNELNANPNIEPQNPGY, encoded by the coding sequence ATGAGTAAATACATAAAAATAATATTGATAGCTACTGTTGTTTTTTCCATATCAACATCATGTAGCAGCGATTTCCTCGAAATCGACCCTGAACAAAACGTCGCTGCTGAAAATGCAGTTACTGATATAAACACCCTTCAAACGGCAATCAACGGTGTATACAGTAAGCTGCAAAGTGCTGATTATTACGGAAGAACCATGTATGTAATTCCGGAACTCATGGCCGACAATCTTTTCCTGAGTTCAAGAAATACCGGAAGATATATTGATTACGACAGTTTTATTGTTAGTGAAGAAGATACTTTTGCCGACAATACCTGGAACATTTTATATGAAGTTATAGTGAACGCTAACAGGGCTATTGCAGGTGGTGAAAAACTTGAGGCCATTTCAACAGGTCAGCAGGAACAGATTGACCAATTGGTAGGAGAAGGTTATGCTTTACGGGCACTTGCTTATTTCGACCTGATTCGCCTTTTTGCCCAGCCTTATAACTTTACTCCGGACGCATCGCATACAGGCGTTCCGATTGTGAATACCGTTAACGAAGATGAAGTTTCTCCCGCAAGAAACACGGTTCAGGAAGTATACAGTCAAATTAATCTGGATTTAAATTCGGCCATTAACAAAATGAAGATCACCAAAAAAGACGGAAGATTTTCTAAAAATGCGGCCAAAGCTCTTGCCGCAAGAGCTTTCCTTTATCAGGAAGATTTTGTAAATGCAATTAAATACAGTACTGAAGTTATTGACAGTGGCGACTTTTCTCTCGTTACTAATGACGCATACAATTCGATTTGGGAAGACAAGTTTAACCCGGAATCTATCTTTGAAATCGTAAATACCATTGCAGACAACGAAGGCTCCAACAGCCTGGGTCATTATTTTGATCCTGACGGATATGCCGATGCACTTGTTACAGATGATTTGTTTAATCTTTACGCTCCGGGAGACAAAAGGCTTTCTGTAATTGTGGAAGGCGCTAAATCCGGAGCTGAAGAATCGGCTTTATTTGTTGGTAAATTCCCTAAAGGCACATCGCATGACGACAATATCAGAATTTTAAGGCTGGCTGAATTATATCTAATCAGAGCGGAAGCCTATGCCAAAACCAACAAAATTGCCGAAGCGCAAACAGACATTAATACCATCTCTTCAAGAGGCGACATAAACTCAGCACCTATATCCGATACAGGAGAAGCCTTAACAGACCGGATCTTACTGGAAAGAAGAAAAGAGTTAGCATTTGAGGGGCATCGGTTATTTGACTTGAACAGGAATAAAAAGGATGTGAGAATTATTCAGAGTGAGAATATCATAAACGCATCTTATCCTAATGATAAATTCATTTTGCCCATTCCGCTAAATGAATTAAACGCCAACCCGAACATTGAACCGCAAAACCCCGGCTACTAA
- a CDS encoding serine hydrolase domain-containing protein, whose amino-acid sequence MKNRILTLLILFIASGLVTLITSCNSPSDNKRQPFRNDENLDRFFTTLYQKNMFNGAAAVIKNGKVIFKKGYGTANIEKNTPFHTSTSMEIASVSKQFTAAAIQLLHQQKKLDVNESAKKYLGEEFPYPAITIKHLLTHTSGLADYEDYFKVSWDTTRIAANDDILNYFFTETPKLLSEPGEKYKYSNSGYVLLAEIVRNTAGTPLDVFLNKHIFQIAEMNHTGFYDRDSIWTAHNYAPGYMFKIDSCKLVKPELLSGKYYYYFLSGRLGSGRLSSSIEDLIKWDSILYSSKIFNDNSKAMIFTPHPPTNDDSDYGFGWHIKEHDSIGKIAYHTGSWAGNLSYIKRYLDKKNTVIILNNTHHSAYIKEIRKTVDNYVMGGTLEVPTLKLSELLKNQICDLNKDNIEPWYAKLTAIDKDTTNLRKLSDKYVKSGQKEKAYLATFLIDKLK is encoded by the coding sequence ATGAAGAATAGAATTCTCACCCTGCTCATCCTCTTTATTGCTTCTGGCCTGGTTACTCTTATAACGAGCTGTAACAGTCCTTCTGACAATAAAAGGCAACCGTTCCGTAATGATGAAAACCTCGATCGTTTTTTCACTACCCTTTACCAAAAAAATATGTTTAATGGTGCTGCAGCCGTCATAAAAAACGGAAAAGTAATTTTCAAAAAAGGGTATGGAACAGCCAACATAGAGAAAAACACTCCTTTTCACACTTCTACAAGTATGGAAATAGCCTCCGTTTCAAAACAGTTTACCGCCGCAGCTATACAATTATTACATCAGCAGAAAAAGTTAGATGTTAATGAAAGTGCCAAAAAATATCTGGGGGAAGAATTTCCTTATCCTGCCATCACCATAAAGCACTTGTTAACGCACACCTCAGGATTGGCCGATTATGAAGATTATTTTAAAGTTAGCTGGGACACAACACGTATAGCTGCCAATGATGATATTTTAAATTACTTTTTTACAGAAACTCCAAAGCTTCTGAGTGAGCCCGGTGAAAAATACAAATATTCAAACTCAGGTTATGTTCTTCTCGCAGAAATTGTCCGAAATACAGCAGGCACACCACTGGATGTATTTTTAAATAAACATATTTTTCAAATTGCTGAGATGAATCACACAGGTTTTTACGACAGAGACAGTATCTGGACAGCTCACAATTATGCCCCCGGATATATGTTTAAAATTGATTCCTGCAAACTCGTAAAACCGGAATTGCTTTCAGGGAAATATTATTATTACTTTTTAAGCGGGCGTCTGGGATCAGGAAGATTATCATCAAGCATCGAAGATCTTATTAAATGGGACAGCATCCTTTACTCTTCAAAAATCTTTAACGACAACAGCAAGGCTATGATTTTCACTCCTCATCCACCTACAAACGACGATTCAGATTATGGGTTCGGTTGGCATATTAAAGAACATGACAGCATTGGAAAAATTGCATACCACACCGGGAGCTGGGCCGGAAACCTTTCATACATCAAAAGGTATCTGGATAAAAAAAATACGGTTATCATTTTAAACAACACTCATCATTCGGCATACATTAAAGAAATACGAAAAACCGTTGACAATTATGTGATGGGAGGGACATTAGAAGTACCGACGCTTAAATTAAGTGAATTATTAAAAAATCAAATTTGCGATTTAAACAAAGACAACATTGAACCATGGTATGCTAAACTTACCGCCATTGATAAAGACACCACTAACCTCAGGAAGCTAAGCGACAAATATGTAAAGTCGGGACAAAAAGAAAAAGCTTATCTTGCCACTTTTTTAATTGACAAATTAAAGTAA